The window TCTATTTGCACTTTAGTTGTTGTAATCTCTCAGAGTTAAagttatgataaaaatgattgttgacattaaaatattataggaaTTTATCACGATTTATCCAGTAAATACGCAAGCATATCGTTACATATCTAATTAAGGGCCCGGGCAAAGTCTAGAGACTTTGTTCGGATAAACCACAAGAAATTATACGCCTAAGAAATCATACTATCTGTTAGAAAAACCCCCATCAAAAAAATCTGTAGcgtggttttgtttttattttattgtcactcaaaatagttttacaaTTACATGTTATAATACATTTCAAGGATTCATTCGCTAGTTAAAACACCAAGAAACAAGTGCACACAGCATGCTTAACATTTCTGACAAGATGAAGTATTGCATAAaactgacaaataaaaaaaatatcatgattTTTACATTTAGTGAGAAAAAACAAGTACTTAATTCAACAAATCAACTaagggcaaaaatacattttttgtatgtatgtttgtaatgcgataactttcgaaccgttgttggtctgattttgatgagatttaaaaggtatatataggatctgtcaatagaatttttaacttAGGGaagcaacaaaatcggttgaATTGTTTTTGTTCACGTTCACGGCGAACAACtggttattataatacaagtaTAAAGCTTGTTGATAAAGTTTTCATATGAACAAAcatagacagacagcgggaagcgacttttatttttatactatgtagttatGTAGTGATACTCACTTGTCTTGTGCCAGCTTCTCCACGCAATTGCCAAACCAGTTCAGCACATTGAGCCAACCCTGTGGCTCCCAATGGATGCCCTTTAGCAATCAAACCACCACTTGGATTCACCACGACCCTTCCTCCATATGTATTGTCTCCAGCGTCAACAAATTTCCCCGCTTGACCTACTCCACATAATTGTAAACCTTCATATGTAATCAGTTCATTGGTCGCAAAACAATCGTGAAGCTCCACTACGTTAACGTCCATTGGAGATATTCCAGTCTTTTCATATAACCTCTTAGCTGCTATAGCAGTCATTTGCGAGCCAGCAACTTTCATAAGACTGTTATCCGTAAACAGATCAGCTGTGTCAGTAGCCATTTCCATGCCGATAATTTCGATTGCCTTCCTCTGTAATCCGAATTGTATCACAGCAGATTCTGACATTAGAATAGCTGCGCCCGCGCCATCACTGGTCGGACAACACATCAGTTTAGTCAGCGGACCATAAATCTTCCTTGAATTAAGTACTTCCTCAACACTATACTCCCTTTTACTTTGAGCCCTTGGATTTCTCATACCGTGCCTATGATTTTTAGCTGCAATTTTAGCGAAATGAACTTCAGTTGTGCCGTATTTCTTCATGTGTTCAAGGCCGGCGTTGCCGAAATATTGTACCGTTATTGGACTTTTCACTATTTCGGCCATTTCCGACATTTTGCGGACATGGTTCGCTAAAGGACTCTCGCGGTCTTTGAACATGCCGCCTCCAAGGGCACCAGGCGCCATCTTTTCGAATCCCAACACCAAAGCGACATCAATAATACCAGCTTCAATTAGTTGTTTAG of the Plodia interpunctella isolate USDA-ARS_2022_Savannah chromosome 26, ilPloInte3.2, whole genome shotgun sequence genome contains:
- the LOC128681129 gene encoding sterol carrier protein 2-like, which gives rise to MSRKVFVVGVGMTNFVKPGAGGDYPEYGKRAVENALADAGIKYDVVQQAVCGYASGDSTSGQRVLYQIGMTGIPIYNVNNNCSTGSTALFIAKQLIEAGIIDVALVLGFEKMAPGALGGGMFKDRESPLANHVRKMSEMAEIVKSPITVQYFGNAGLEHMKKYGTTEVHFAKIAAKNHRHGMRNPRAQSKREYSVEEVLNSRKIYGPLTKLMCCPTSDGAGAAILMSESAVIQFGLQRKAIEIIGMEMATDTADLFTDNSLMKVAGSQMTAIAAKRLYEKTGISPMDVNVVELHDCFATNELITYEGLQLCGVGQAGKFVDAGDNTYGGRVVVNPSGGLIAKGHPLGATGLAQCAELVWQLRGEAGTRQVKNAKIALQHNLGLGGAVVVTLYKKGFTDRSKL